The Hypomesus transpacificus isolate Combined female chromosome 6, fHypTra1, whole genome shotgun sequence genomic interval CGGACCTTTGAACGACCCCTGGGAGGTTGCCGTGGAAACtggctgctcttcctcctcctcccccgacgAGGAATAGCTGTTGAAGGAGGTGATCTGGTCCATTTTGACCCAGGCGTCGTCGGAGTGCGTGGTGGTCTTGGTGGCATTGCTCTGGTTGGAGGAAGACCAGGAGGCTTGGTTCCTGTCTCTGCGCTCGCTGGTGAAGCTGAAGCAGGAGCGGATGGTTGTTTTCGGAGGCTTGGTACCTTCGGGGTTCTCGGAGGACGTGAGGCCCTGGAGTTCTGCCAGATCCTTGGtgcgcctctctgtctctttgtagATCCGACAGTAAAGAATAGTCATCACCGACACGGGGATGTAGAAAGCGGCAATGGCTGTGCCGAATGTGATCACTGGCACGGAGAAAAACTGGATCGTGCACTGGTTTGCCGGAACTGTCCTTTTATCAATTAGGTACTGCCAGCACAGGATGGGCGGTGCCCATAGAATGAATGACACCAACCACGCCAGACCAATCATGATGGCGGCACGTTTTGGCGTCCTTTTGGCCCTGTACGTCAGGGGCCTTGTGATAGAGAAGTACCTGTCGAAGCTAATGACCAACAGATTCATGACGGATGCATTGCTGGCCACATAATCCAATGCTAACCAAAGATCACATGCTAGGTTCCCCAGGGCCCAATAACCCATCAGTATGTAGGATGTATACAAGTTCATAGAAAACACCCCGATGATGAGGTCAGCAAAGGCCAGGCTCAGTAGGTAGTAGTTGTTCACAGTCTTCAGCTGGCTGTTCACCTTAAACGACAACATCACAAGCACATTTCCCACCACAGTTATGAGACTCACAATGGCTGAAACTGTTGCTATGGTGATGACCTCCcagagactgtgtgtgatgGGCTGGGAGTACGAAGTGTTGCCTTCAAATGTGGAGTTCTGAAGGTCCTTGATATCCATATTGCTACAGTTTTAGTCCATTACAGTGAGTAATGTTTTAATAGGTATATTTGTGGCCCCATTATGACTTATCATGGATtcctaaaaagaaaaagaaaaatagatTAGTAATTAAAGATCTGCattattacaatacatttgttgtatttaatgtatttaattatttaatatATAAATGATTTATTGTTGGACGCAAACACCGCAAACACCATATGAAACCGGCACAGTGACGGAGATCTAGTGCTACACTTTGTTTTCCAGGGGACACTGATAAGTGTAACACCAGTACTTCTCGGTGTTACATTCCAAAACGTCCGACAAGGCATATGAGTCATGGAAGGAAAGCCGAGCAGGGGCCGTGGAGGGAGTTGGAGAAGAGGGggcggaggtggtggtggtggaaatGAAGCTGGAAGTTCAGGTGAACACAGGGGCCGAGGAAGAGGTGGATACCGTGGACGAGGCAAAAGAGGTCATTATCGCGGCCACGGAGGTCCACAGGCTGCCTCGGCTATCCACAGGGTGAGTGGTTAATGGAACGGTACTTTCTAGcccagtaggagctaaatctttttttgcgttttggacgtccatatggacgtccatagactgacggcgatggctgctgatctttgcatggatggacggacggcgatgctgttcagagtgccgtccatagagggagcatatattttggacggcgtcatagccgtccatatggacggcgatgctgttcagagtgccgtccatagagggagcagatattttggacggcgatggattagcagggacgtccctcgtgccgtccatagagggagcagatattttggacggcggatgctgttcagagtgccgtccatagagggagcatatattttggacggcgatggattgaatgtttagcaggctgttgagctaacagaactgccgaaggctaccatagcatgtagctagctacattaactttggatgactcaatcttttgtcaagttaatttgtatgaattgcatgttagtgcaatatttacgccttctgtttttttacataatcagcagtatgatctcatgacaatatagacttgaaaaacaatatgttatggtttgggtttgcctataggctacatatattttaattatttcgagaattgttaataaagactcatttaaaattttaacattgtgttatgaccctatgaaatacaatgCCTTTTAGGGCTTTACATAATCatcagtataatctcatgacaatatagacttgaaaaacaatatgcctatgttatggtttgggtttgccgagATATAGGCTAGGCCTGCAtatgttttaattatttcgagaattgttaataaagactcatttaaaatgttaacattgtgttatgaccctatgaaatacattgccatttaggtcttttaaaccgtcagttttaagtgttttatgggtggatttggagccaccagtcagtagctccaatgttgcgcacgaaccactttgagcggagacaaatgcaaaacgtaatagcctatgggcctaacactccaaattttaaaattttaaatgagtctttattaacaattctcgaaataattaaaatatatgtagcctataggcaaacccaaaccataacatattgtttttcaagtctatattgtcatgagatcatactgctgattatgtaaaaaaacagaaggcgtaaatattgcactaacatgcaattcatacaaattaacttgacaaaagattgagtcatccaaagttaatgtagctagctacatgctatggtagccttcggcagttctgttagctcaacagcctgctaaacattcaatccatcgccgtccaaaatatctgctccctctatggacggcactctgaacagcatcgccgtccatatggacggctatgacgccgtccaaaatatctgctccctctatggacggcacgagggacgtccctgctaatccatcgccgtccaaaatatctgctccctctatggacggcactctgaacagcatcgccgtccgtatggacggctatgacgccgtccaaaatatatgctccctctatggacggcactctgaacagcatcgccgtccgtccatccatgcaaagatcagcagccatcgccgtcagtctatggacgtccatatggacgtccaaaacgcaaaaaaagatttagctgcctctcttcTAGCCAACCGTACTTTTGCGTGCTGCAATATTCATGTGCAGTGACCGTTAAGGAAACTCTATTACGTGGGTCAAGTCCGTTTGTATTGGCACACACAGAGGCTGGTTAGGTTTAagtttatggaagcaaatcgtgaccaaaattcaaatgaaaatgcatttccagaaatgcattttcattttaagaatgtggctgcattttttgactcataaatgaaattagtaatcaatcaccctatttgcatttt includes:
- the LOC124468793 gene encoding muscarinic acetylcholine receptor M5-like, with protein sequence MDIKDLQNSTFEGNTSYSQPITHSLWEVITIATVSAIVSLITVVGNVLVMLSFKVNSQLKTVNNYYLLSLAFADLIIGVFSMNLYTSYILMGYWALGNLACDLWLALDYVASNASVMNLLVISFDRYFSITRPLTYRAKRTPKRAAIMIGLAWLVSFILWAPPILCWQYLIDKRTVPANQCTIQFFSVPVITFGTAIAAFYIPVSVMTILYCRIYKETERRTKDLAELQGLTSSENPEGTKPPKTTIRSCFSFTSERRDRNQASWSSSNQSNATKTTTHSDDAWVKMDQITSFNSYSSSGEEEEEQPVSTATSQGSFKGPSRGQGPAEEGPVAGYNEKGYFTSPDKKGSTKKGISYKFKPKAQGSSLAKELKRDTKTPPLCASEPDQPVRKSFSTTSKPMDPTLKSQITKRKRMVLIKEKKAAQTLSAILLTFILTWTPYNIMVLISTFCSDCIPISLWHLGYWLCYVNSTINPMCYALCNKTFQKTFRMLLLCQWRRKRGEDKLYWCGQNPVISNSKIT